Proteins from a genomic interval of Mycobacterium conspicuum:
- a CDS encoding phytanoyl-CoA dioxygenase family protein has product MIDDQSVTTLEDLRGDLAQRYKRTPTGGKSVDSAIVEADLAALDRDGYVIWENLLTADQCGQIREIVRPWLAHTGRNSFEGRRTQRIYSLLSRTRVCDRLVDNPRVLAVLDRLLMPNYLLSALQAINIQPGEAAQLAHHDDGFYPIPRPRAPLAAATIWAINDFTADNGATVLYPGSHRWGKRRPGSKDHAMPVVMPAGSCVFFVGTLWHGGGANATTRERLAVTAQYCQPWLRPMEAFTLSISREIAREVSDDIRRMLGYSIHPPFVGAVDGLHPLRLLENAPDR; this is encoded by the coding sequence TCAGTCCGTCACAACGCTGGAGGACCTCCGCGGCGATCTGGCGCAGCGGTACAAGCGGACGCCAACCGGCGGGAAATCGGTCGACAGCGCGATCGTCGAGGCCGACCTGGCCGCGCTCGACCGCGACGGCTACGTCATCTGGGAGAACCTGCTCACCGCGGACCAGTGCGGCCAAATCCGCGAGATCGTACGCCCATGGCTGGCGCACACCGGACGCAACTCGTTCGAGGGCCGACGCACCCAGCGCATCTATAGCTTGCTGAGCAGGACACGGGTGTGCGACCGCCTGGTCGACAACCCACGGGTGCTGGCGGTGCTCGATCGGCTGCTGATGCCCAACTACCTGCTTTCGGCGTTGCAGGCCATCAACATTCAGCCCGGGGAGGCCGCGCAACTGGCGCACCACGACGACGGCTTCTATCCGATTCCGCGGCCGCGGGCACCCCTGGCGGCGGCGACGATCTGGGCGATCAACGACTTCACGGCCGACAACGGCGCCACGGTGCTGTATCCGGGCAGCCACCGCTGGGGCAAGCGTCGGCCGGGTTCCAAGGATCACGCGATGCCCGTCGTGATGCCCGCCGGCTCCTGCGTCTTTTTCGTGGGCACCTTGTGGCATGGCGGAGGCGCCAACGCCACCACGCGCGAGCGTCTGGCCGTCACCGCCCAGTACTGCCAACCGTGGCTGCGACCGATGGAGGCCTTCACGTTATCGATATCGCGCGAGATCGCTCGCGAGGTCTCCGATGACATTCGCCGCATGCTCGGGTACAGCATCCACCCGCCGTTCGTGGGCGCGGTCGACGGGCTGCACCCGCTCCGACTGCTGGAAAACGCGCCCGACCGCTAG
- a CDS encoding SDR family NAD(P)-dependent oxidoreductase, translating into MNDALFDVSDRVVLITGGSRGLGAAMSLGLAQRGARVVIASRKLAACQELAARITDSGGHAHPLECHVGHWETLDAVVDAAAARWGRLDGLVNNAGMSPLAPSLLETSEALFDKVIGVNLKGPTRLTALAATAMARTGGGSIVNVSSLASVRPTPVTTVYAAAKAGLNALTTATAIEYAPVGVRVNGIICGTFDTDAASGFVRDPDRLPDILRPIALNRVGRPEEIVGAVIYLLSDASSYTTGSVLTIDGGVAS; encoded by the coding sequence ATGAACGATGCATTGTTCGATGTCAGCGATCGCGTGGTCCTGATCACCGGTGGAAGTCGTGGCCTCGGCGCCGCCATGAGCCTGGGCCTCGCGCAGCGCGGGGCGCGGGTGGTCATCGCCAGCCGAAAACTCGCCGCGTGCCAAGAACTCGCCGCCCGGATCACCGATTCCGGCGGCCACGCGCACCCGCTGGAATGTCATGTCGGACACTGGGAAACACTGGACGCCGTCGTCGATGCCGCCGCCGCGCGCTGGGGCCGACTCGACGGCCTGGTGAACAATGCCGGGATGAGTCCCTTGGCGCCGTCGCTGCTGGAAACCTCGGAAGCGTTGTTCGACAAGGTGATCGGCGTAAACCTCAAGGGACCAACGCGTTTGACGGCGCTGGCCGCGACGGCCATGGCTCGCACCGGCGGCGGATCGATCGTCAACGTCAGCTCGCTCGCGTCGGTAAGACCCACCCCGGTCACCACGGTCTACGCCGCGGCCAAGGCGGGATTGAACGCGTTGACCACCGCGACCGCCATCGAATACGCGCCCGTGGGTGTCCGAGTCAACGGAATCATCTGCGGAACCTTTGACACCGACGCCGCTTCGGGCTTCGTGCGCGACCCAGACCGTTTGCCTGACATCCTGCGACCCATCGCATTGAATCGGGTGGGACGTCCCGAAGAAATTGTCGGCGCCGTGATTTATCTGCTGTCCGACGCCTCGAGCTACACCACCGGATCGGTGCTGACCATCGACGGCGGTGTCGCCAGCTGA
- a CDS encoding B12-binding domain-containing radical SAM protein: MADIVLVNPRFDVSYWGLEHALPLLGKRRILPSVCLPLLAALTPDGHCVTIVDENVERIDYERLAKADIVGLTGMDVQGHRMLEILRELKARNVFTVVGGPSVTVQEEYFAGLADVIFVGEADTTWPQFLDEWAQGRHARRYEQTEPTDMTRSPVPRYDLVKAKHYLFGSVQFSRGCPFQCEFCDIPITFGRRPRLKTSAQVITELEAMRKQRVRIAFIVDDNLIGTRIPMKKLLQDVAAWQAAKGYPMAFVAYASLNLAEDDEMMELLDAANVAMVFIGIESPSEESLRETKKYQNVRKGGTIVDRVRKVQDAGLEVLCGMIVGFDHDDERIFKAQYEFIRQTDIMHPTVNMLVAIPKTPLYARLKNEGRLDLSETNPSDGMFGTNVIPLGMTRDQMRDGYIRLMLDLHDPEFYFDRLENLYLRRRIDFARARNAYWCRHPWIKRKSQSVYALGAIVLFLRLMSNVPDPRLRRIYRRRMTTMLRHRPDPTVLFICAVKCAMHYHQHVMSREIADSVACPTRTRGDLALY, encoded by the coding sequence ATGGCCGATATTGTGCTGGTCAATCCTCGGTTCGACGTGTCCTATTGGGGCCTCGAACATGCGCTTCCGTTGCTTGGTAAAAGGCGCATCTTGCCCAGTGTCTGCCTTCCGTTGCTGGCAGCGCTGACGCCCGACGGCCATTGCGTGACGATCGTCGATGAGAACGTGGAGCGCATCGACTACGAACGTCTGGCGAAGGCCGACATCGTGGGGCTGACCGGGATGGACGTGCAGGGCCATCGGATGCTCGAGATTCTCCGCGAACTGAAGGCCCGCAACGTCTTCACCGTCGTCGGCGGTCCATCGGTCACCGTCCAAGAAGAGTACTTTGCCGGCCTGGCGGATGTGATTTTCGTCGGTGAAGCGGACACGACCTGGCCGCAGTTCCTTGACGAGTGGGCCCAGGGACGGCATGCGCGGCGCTACGAGCAAACCGAGCCGACCGACATGACCCGCTCGCCGGTGCCACGGTACGACCTGGTCAAGGCGAAGCACTATCTGTTCGGCAGCGTCCAATTCAGCCGCGGCTGTCCGTTCCAGTGCGAGTTTTGCGACATCCCAATCACGTTCGGCCGCAGGCCGAGGCTGAAGACGAGCGCGCAGGTGATCACCGAGTTGGAAGCGATGCGCAAGCAGCGCGTACGCATCGCCTTCATCGTCGATGACAACCTCATCGGCACCAGGATTCCGATGAAGAAGTTGCTGCAGGACGTTGCGGCGTGGCAGGCCGCCAAGGGATATCCCATGGCGTTTGTCGCGTATGCGTCGCTCAACCTCGCCGAAGACGACGAAATGATGGAATTGCTGGACGCGGCTAACGTCGCCATGGTCTTCATCGGTATCGAGAGCCCGAGCGAAGAATCGCTCCGGGAGACCAAGAAGTATCAAAACGTTCGCAAAGGCGGCACGATCGTCGACCGCGTGCGCAAGGTACAAGACGCCGGCCTCGAAGTGCTGTGCGGCATGATCGTCGGCTTCGACCACGACGATGAACGAATCTTCAAGGCGCAGTACGAGTTCATTCGTCAGACCGACATCATGCATCCGACGGTCAACATGCTCGTCGCCATCCCGAAGACACCGCTGTACGCGCGTTTGAAGAACGAAGGGCGCCTGGATCTTTCGGAGACGAACCCCTCCGACGGGATGTTCGGCACGAACGTCATTCCGCTCGGCATGACGCGCGACCAGATGCGCGACGGCTATATCCGCCTGATGCTGGACCTACACGATCCCGAGTTCTACTTCGACCGGCTGGAAAACCTCTACCTCAGGCGCCGAATCGATTTCGCCCGCGCCCGCAATGCCTACTGGTGCCGCCATCCGTGGATCAAGCGGAAATCCCAGTCGGTCTATGCGCTCGGGGCGATCGTCTTGTTTCTCCGGTTGATGAGCAACGTCCCCGACCCGCGGCTGCGCCGCATCTATCGCCGCCGCATGACGACCATGCTTCGCCATCGGCCGGATCCCACCGTCTTGTTCATCTGCGCGGTCAAGTGCGCGATGCACTACCACCAACACGTGATGTCCCGCGAAATTGCGGACAGCGTGGCCTGCCCGACACGAACGCGAGGAGACTTGGCCCTGTATTGA
- a CDS encoding phosphotransferase family protein codes for MSAPPLDFDVGQFSAWLAAQTGQHADLEVTALRGGGSCEMFRVDRLGESWVVRRAPRTAVSETAHQVVREARIMESLAAQGVPVPRVLGWSADATILGAPFFVMSFVEGGVIRRHGLPAPLRDDPGSQNLVGEQLIDTLVDLHAVDWTKTVLAEIARPEGFLGRQVDRWMAQLDSYRLRDLAGVDDIARWLQANLPAHGELAVMHGDYKVDNLIWAPAAPPKVACVVDFEMTTVGDPLIDLAWAMIFWPEDGNSIALAAPGTPNGMAPEACQSPSELVDRYATATGRDLSRFGWYQAFSAWKLAIVLEGSYASYLRGASRNPLHELFGPIADQLLVRAQRFAR; via the coding sequence ATGAGCGCGCCGCCACTCGATTTCGACGTGGGCCAATTCAGCGCATGGTTGGCCGCACAGACCGGGCAGCACGCCGATCTCGAGGTGACAGCGCTTCGCGGCGGCGGCAGCTGTGAGATGTTCCGCGTCGATCGGCTGGGTGAATCATGGGTGGTCCGCCGCGCCCCGCGGACCGCGGTGTCCGAAACCGCCCACCAAGTCGTTCGCGAAGCGCGAATCATGGAATCGCTGGCCGCGCAGGGGGTTCCGGTGCCTCGCGTGCTGGGATGGAGCGCCGACGCCACCATCCTCGGGGCCCCGTTCTTCGTGATGTCCTTCGTCGAGGGTGGCGTGATCCGCCGACACGGGTTGCCGGCGCCGCTGCGCGACGACCCCGGCTCGCAGAATCTGGTCGGCGAGCAACTCATCGACACGCTCGTCGACCTGCACGCGGTGGACTGGACCAAGACCGTGCTTGCCGAGATAGCGCGCCCGGAGGGCTTTTTGGGTCGACAGGTCGACCGCTGGATGGCCCAACTCGACAGCTACCGGCTGCGCGACCTCGCCGGCGTCGATGACATCGCGCGCTGGCTGCAGGCGAACCTGCCCGCCCACGGCGAACTGGCCGTCATGCACGGCGACTACAAGGTAGACAACCTGATCTGGGCACCGGCGGCGCCGCCGAAGGTCGCCTGCGTCGTCGACTTCGAGATGACCACCGTCGGAGACCCGCTCATCGACCTGGCCTGGGCCATGATCTTCTGGCCGGAGGACGGCAACTCGATCGCCCTGGCCGCCCCGGGCACTCCCAACGGCATGGCGCCCGAGGCCTGTCAGTCACCGTCGGAATTGGTGGACCGCTACGCCACCGCCACGGGGCGCGACCTGTCCCGATTCGGGTGGTATCAGGCGTTCAGCGCCTGGAAGCTGGCCATAGTGCTGGAAGGCTCCTACGCGAGTTATCTTCGCGGCGCATCCCGCAACCCTTTGCACGAGCTTTTCGGGCCCATCGCCGACCAACTCCTTGTCCGTGCCCAGAGGTTTGCCCGATGA